A single region of the Nocardioides ochotonae genome encodes:
- a CDS encoding DUF2786 domain-containing protein — MSEEHPILAKVRKLLAKAEDPAATEHEAEIYTAKAAALVAAYGVDAALLARGEPGSDPVGDLVVGVEAPYAADKADLLATVATALRCRVVMRTRRTAGGKDISLHVFGHRSDLERAEIIWTSLLLQSATGLLRTPVPPGEHAAAFRRSWLAGFRLAVGRRLEEAEDRARQEADAHDHRAAGGGGATLVLADRSELVRGAVETAYPQARPARARSLSGSGEADGWAAGQRADLGARRMPRAPRPLPR; from the coding sequence GTGAGCGAGGAGCACCCGATCCTCGCCAAGGTCCGCAAGCTGCTGGCCAAGGCCGAGGACCCGGCCGCCACCGAGCACGAGGCCGAGATCTACACCGCGAAGGCCGCTGCGCTGGTCGCGGCGTACGGCGTGGACGCCGCGCTGCTCGCGCGCGGCGAGCCCGGCTCCGACCCGGTCGGGGACCTGGTCGTCGGCGTCGAGGCGCCGTACGCCGCCGACAAGGCCGACCTGCTGGCCACGGTGGCGACCGCGCTGCGCTGCCGGGTGGTGATGCGCACCCGCCGCACCGCCGGGGGCAAGGACATCTCCCTGCACGTCTTCGGCCACCGCAGCGACCTCGAGCGCGCCGAGATCATCTGGACCAGCCTGCTGCTGCAGTCCGCGACCGGGCTGCTGCGCACCCCGGTGCCGCCCGGCGAGCACGCCGCGGCGTTCCGGCGCTCGTGGCTGGCCGGCTTCCGTCTCGCCGTCGGCCGACGCCTGGAGGAGGCCGAGGACCGCGCGCGCCAGGAGGCCGACGCCCACGACCACCGCGCGGCGGGAGGCGGCGGGGCGACCCTGGTGCTCGCCGACCGCAGCGAGCTGGTCCGCGGTGCGGTGGAGACGGCCTATCCGCAGGCCAGGCCGGCCCGGGCCCGCTCGCTCTCCGGCTCGGGCGAGGCCGACGGCTGGGCGGCCGGTCAGCGCGCCGACCTGGGCGCCCGGCGGATGCCCCGCGCGCCGCGCCCCCTCCCCCGCTAG
- a CDS encoding GntR family transcriptional regulator produces MSPSQPTNAVVHPLDPDSPDAPYEQLRAQLATRAASGDLPAGTRLPTVRALATELGIAANTVARAYRELETDGVVVTEGRRGTFVASGAAAGSGAAHRAAADYVAQARRLGLTRAEAVRLVEDGWGA; encoded by the coding sequence ATGTCGCCCAGCCAGCCGACCAACGCCGTGGTCCACCCGCTCGACCCCGACTCCCCCGACGCTCCGTACGAGCAGCTGCGCGCCCAGCTGGCCACCCGCGCCGCGTCCGGCGACCTGCCCGCCGGCACCCGGCTCCCGACCGTCCGTGCGCTGGCCACCGAGCTCGGGATCGCCGCGAACACCGTCGCGCGGGCCTACCGCGAGCTCGAGACCGACGGCGTCGTGGTCACCGAGGGCCGCCGCGGCACCTTCGTGGCGTCCGGTGCCGCCGCCGGGTCGGGCGCCGCGCACCGGGCCGCCGCCGACTACGTCGCGCAGGCCCGCCGGCTCGGCCTGACCCGCGCCGAGGCCGTGCGCCTGGTCGAGGACGGCTGGGGCGCGTGA